Genomic DNA from Gammaproteobacteria bacterium:
CTTATTTTTATCTCATCATTAGCGGTGGATTGGTTCCAAACGCGCATATTGTGCCACCAGCCACTTGCTCCCCGCTTGTTCAAAGTTGACCTGTATGCGCGCCTGCGCTCCTTCCCCTTCAAATGACAGCACAATGCCGTAACCGAATTTTGGATGACGAACCGTCTGCCCCACCCGCCATTGACCTGACATAGTGGCAGAAGAAGTTGAACGCATTGTTTGATTGGCCGACGCCATCGCTGCCGAGTTCATACGTGTTCCCATACGCACTTCTTGTCGGCATTGGGGTGGAATTTCCTCAATAAACCGTGACGGACGACGATAACTTTCCTGGCCCCACTGTCGTCGCTTTTCCGCCCAAGTGAGCAATAACGCACGTTTGGCTCGCGTGATGCCGACATAGGCCAGTCTCCGCTCTTCCTCAAGCTGCGCTGGGTCGCCAAGACAATGATGGTGGGGGAAAAGATCTTCTTCCATGCCGGCGATACACACCCAAGGAAACTCCAGCCCCTTGGCCGCGTGTAGTGTCATCAGCTGCACTGCTGACTCTTGCTCGCTTGCCTCATGTTCGCCTGCCTCAAGTGCAGCATGCGCCAAGAATGCACCTAACGGATCAGCGCCGGCTTCTGTCCATTCGTCGCCACTGTACTCTTCTGTCGCAGCCACCAGTTCCTGTAAGTTTTCGCGCCGTGCCTGCCACCGCTCAAACGATTCTTTTTTGTAATTTTCCATCAATCCTGTGCGCTCAAGTGTGGTGCGCACCAGCTCGGGCAATGCCAGGCCCGGTCGTTCGGTTCGCAACTGATCAATCAAAGCGACAAAATCACCCACAGCATTCGCGGCCCGCGCGGAGAGAAAGTCGCGCGCGTTCAGCGCCGCTTGCCACAAGCTCACCGAATTTTCTCTCGCAAAATCACGCAACTGAGCCACCGTACGCTCGCCAATGGCACGTCCCGGGGTATTCACCACCCGTTCAAATGCCGCGTCATCATCGGGATTGTAAATGAGCCTGATATAAGCCAGCGCATCCTTGATCTCCGCACGTTCGAAAAATCGCAGTCCGCCAAAGATCCGGTAGGGAATCTGGGCGTGCAGCAGCGCCTCTTCCAGAACGCGTGACAGCGCATTTGATCGATACAAAATGGCGCAGTCATGCCACTGCCCCCCTTGCGCAACCCACTGAAGTATGCAGCTGGCTATAAAACGCGCTTCTTCCTGTTCGTTGAAGGCCTGATACACCGCAATCGGTTCGCCTTCTGCCCCCGCAGTCCACAAATTTTTGCCCAGCCGATCGCGGTTATTGGCAATCACCGCATTGGCGGCATCCAATATTTTTTGTGTGGAGCGATAATTTTGTTCCAACCTGACTATTGTCAAGGTCGGATAATCCTCTTTCAGTCGTCGTAAGTTCTCGACACGCGCCCCCCGCCAACCATAAATCGATTGGTCATCGTCACCCACCGCGGTCAGATTGCCGTCCGGGCGAACAAAACTTGTCAGGAGTCGATACTGTATGCCGTTGGTATCCTGAAATTCGTCGACGAGGATGTGGGCAAAACGCTCCCGATAGTGTTCACGAATGGTTGGAATGCGACACAAAACTTCATAGGTGCGCAGCAGCAATTCGGCAAAATCCACTGCATTGGCGCGTTCGCATGCGGACTCGTAGGCAGCATAGACTTCACCCAGCACTCGTGAATAACGATCTGTTTTCGCTAAGACTGCCTGAGCTCGAAAACCATCATCCTTACAACGATTGATAAAACCTTGGACCTGTTTGGGTGGCCACGCCTTGTCATCGAGCTTAAGTTCTTTCATCAAACGCCGAATCAGACGCTCCTGATCGTCAGCATCCAAAATTTGAAAGTTTTCCTTCAGGCCCGCGTCTTGCCAGTGCAGCCGCAAAAAACGGTGACATAGTCCATGAAACGTCCCAAGCCACATCGATTGCACAGACCGACCCAACAATTGCTCAATTCGGCCACGCATTTCGCTCGCCGCCTTGTTGGTGAATGTCACCGCCATCAGGGCATGCGGCGGGACGCCCTCGGCCACAAACCGTGCCAATCGATGCACCAAGACACGTGTTTTGCCGCTGCCGGCGCCAGCCAATACCAAGAGCGGGCCATCGTTATGACTTACCGCGGCAGCCTGCGCTTGATTCAAGCCAGCCAGCGGATCAAAATGCCACATCTGTTCTCAACCTTATAATCGTTACGTCCAGTTCACCAACGCAGTTTGTACCATAATTGTTCTCACTTTACAGCCGCAAACGCCGCCCTATAATGGATGATAGTGCGGGCGTAGCTCAATGGTAGAGCCCCAGGTTCCCAACCTGGTGACGTGGGTTCGATTCCCATCGCCCGCTCCATTTGGTGGTTGACTTCCTTGCAGGAGCCGGTCGCCTGAGATATAATGGTTTGTTTTTTACAAAAATTGGAGTTTATATGAAAATTGAGAAAGACAAGGTTGTCAGTTTTCACTATCGATTAACTGACATCGACGGCAACCTTTTGGAAGAATCCTTCTCTGGTCAACCACTGTCCTACCTTCATGGCCATGGCAATCTGATTCCAGGCATGGAAAATGCGCTTGATGGTCGAGAAGCTGGCGATAAGTTTGATGTCACCATCGAACCAAAAGATGCCTATGGCGAGCATCATCCAGGTCTGGTGCAACGCGTACCGCGCGAAGCTTTTCAAGGTGTTGACGATATTCAGGTGGGTATGCGTTTCCGGGCCTCAACAGGACAGGGCGAAGTGCCCGTCGTCGTGACTGAGGTTTCTGACACCGAAGTGGTGGTGGATGGCAATCATCCGTTGGCCGGCAAAACTTTGAAGTTTGATGTTGAGGTGACGGATGTGCGTGATGCGACCGCTGAGGAACTTGCGC
This window encodes:
- a CDS encoding peptidylprolyl isomerase, whose product is MKIEKDKVVSFHYRLTDIDGNLLEESFSGQPLSYLHGHGNLIPGMENALDGREAGDKFDVTIEPKDAYGEHHPGLVQRVPREAFQGVDDIQVGMRFRASTGQGEVPVVVTEVSDTEVVVDGNHPLAGKTLKFDVEVTDVRDATAEELAHGHAHGPEGHGH
- a CDS encoding DNA helicase II, translated to MWHFDPLAGLNQAQAAAVSHNDGPLLVLAGAGSGKTRVLVHRLARFVAEGVPPHALMAVTFTNKAASEMRGRIEQLLGRSVQSMWLGTFHGLCHRFLRLHWQDAGLKENFQILDADDQERLIRRLMKELKLDDKAWPPKQVQGFINRCKDDGFRAQAVLAKTDRYSRVLGEVYAAYESACERANAVDFAELLLRTYEVLCRIPTIREHYRERFAHILVDEFQDTNGIQYRLLTSFVRPDGNLTAVGDDDQSIYGWRGARVENLRRLKEDYPTLTIVRLEQNYRSTQKILDAANAVIANNRDRLGKNLWTAGAEGEPIAVYQAFNEQEEARFIASCILQWVAQGGQWHDCAILYRSNALSRVLEEALLHAQIPYRIFGGLRFFERAEIKDALAYIRLIYNPDDDAAFERVVNTPGRAIGERTVAQLRDFARENSVSLWQAALNARDFLSARAANAVGDFVALIDQLRTERPGLALPELVRTTLERTGLMENYKKESFERWQARRENLQELVAATEEYSGDEWTEAGADPLGAFLAHAALEAGEHEASEQESAVQLMTLHAAKGLEFPWVCIAGMEEDLFPHHHCLGDPAQLEEERRLAYVGITRAKRALLLTWAEKRRQWGQESYRRPSRFIEEIPPQCRQEVRMGTRMNSAAMASANQTMRSTSSATMSGQWRVGQTVRHPKFGYGIVLSFEGEGAQARIQVNFEQAGSKWLVAQYARLEPIHR